The following proteins are encoded in a genomic region of Oryzias latipes chromosome 17, ASM223467v1:
- the LOC101171110 gene encoding transmembrane protein 14C-like isoform X2, producing MAVDWTGFMYAALVSAGGVVGYLKAGSATSLAAGLLFGLLAALGAYRTSQNPRNVLVSFGAAGTLAVVMGLRFLSSGKFMPAGFMTLTSGLMLVKIVFGVLKRSSHST from the exons ATGGCCGTCGACTGGACTGGGTTCATGTATGCTGCTCTGGTGTCAGCAGGGGGAGTTGTGGGTTACCTGAAAGCAG GAAGTGCCACCTCGCTGGCAGCAGGGCTCCTGTTCGGCCTGCTGGCTGCTCTGGGCGCTTATCGCACGTCTCAGAACCCCAGGAATGTGCTGGTTTCCTTCG GTGCAGCGGGAACGCTGGCTGTGGTGATGGGACTGAGATTCCTCAGCTCAGGGAAGTTCATGCCAGCTGGATTCATGACCTTAACCAG tgGACTCATGCTGGTGAAGATTGTTTTTGGAGTATTGAAGAGAAGCTCGCATTCAACTTGA
- the LOC101171110 gene encoding transmembrane protein 14C-like isoform X1: MRTIHLEFVVYIYVCCLSVWVLKQGYDGGCWEISLLFLTNKRRPPHTDQTLCHTNTCRGSATSLAAGLLFGLLAALGAYRTSQNPRNVLVSFGAAGTLAVVMGLRFLSSGKFMPAGFMTLTSGLMLVKIVFGVLKRSSHST, translated from the exons ATGCGGACTATCCATTTAGAATTTGTTGTATACATCTATGTTTGCTGCCTGTCGGTTTGGGTGTTGAAGCAGGGCTACGATGGAGGATGCTGGGAAATCAGTTTATTATTCTTAACTAATAAGAGACGGCCGCCCCACACAGATCAGACATTatgtcacacaaacacatgcagag GAAGTGCCACCTCGCTGGCAGCAGGGCTCCTGTTCGGCCTGCTGGCTGCTCTGGGCGCTTATCGCACGTCTCAGAACCCCAGGAATGTGCTGGTTTCCTTCG GTGCAGCGGGAACGCTGGCTGTGGTGATGGGACTGAGATTCCTCAGCTCAGGGAAGTTCATGCCAGCTGGATTCATGACCTTAACCAG tgGACTCATGCTGGTGAAGATTGTTTTTGGAGTATTGAAGAGAAGCTCGCATTCAACTTGA